One window from the genome of Nitrospira defluvii encodes:
- a CDS encoding acyl-CoA dehydratase activase encodes MSYVGINIGALTVKVATIRGDARTATVIAHQGRPLEILHEVLARPEFADAEYFGVSGQLGQVPEVAAIQRALKEVDDTFDAVASLGGESFLVYLLVEGKLTNVLSHNKCAAGSGEFFVQQIGRMGLGMEEAVRRSFDGKVVPLASRCSVHCKSDITHKLNRNEATPEDILHTLHDSMANKVIALLEKGVRAPKRVLLIGGVTRNDAMLAALRNKLPDTEFVVLPESPWFEAWGTALLTRDDPHHRSPAFAAPPELGHLPPLHAYGERVQVIDSPPLQAPPDGPLVLGVDAGSTTTKAVLLDPSTRKVVASHYGRTKGNPVAATRECLRALIDAVGNRPIGLIGTTGSARELAGAYLGTEHVYNEISAHAAGATHFDPTVDTIFEIGGQDSKYIYLRNGVPIDYAMNNACSAGTGSFLEESAQSDLGITVSGIADLAIAAPAPVQFKATCAAFINSDIRLAQQKGHPRDNIVAGLVYAIAANYLNRVKGPRYVGKKVFLQGGVALNHAVGHAFAHSVGRPVVIPPSPELLGALGVALLALTRSGSVLGSPVDLHTLGSPEMQLVGHFTCGACKMYCTIDRFMVAGRRFPFGGRCSLYENVWKRKARTAGVKDLVERRAEVLFHVPPSRPAATPKHERVARKHWGVGPAYESAKAFVRESLGHPTVTAPAGEIRIGIPRALTTHSLFPLYSTFFTHLGMEVVLSDVDPRGDLSSNSGFCFPAQIAHGAVLDLTRRGVELIFIPHVMRMPHPNHCRESYLCPITQAEPYFLAKAFPDSRLLSPVLDFTNGYEGCTALVDTAVQQLGATHETAEAAWTEAVRAQTEAERTLRELGTQALAAAIAAGKPAILLAGHSYNAFTPEASQSVGKKLSSMGVATIPADCLLPVGEGPTSWHFANQVLNAVAIAKQYPQLFLLSVSNFSCTIDAFTHSMLASELGSKPYLILEIDAHTADAGVQTRLEAFLDIIGNYQDSRRSSADTFTPCRLISGGHIVRSSGEQVHLTDPRVTIYFPNFSPYHTRAVAMAARWLGLHPGNILPLNRAQLDRGLQYTSGRECLPLPICIGQLLHLHEQRRPGEVAGFYMLRGGAPCVSDSYMGYLERFIIEQRMADLFLFDPREENGYLGFDKERLTKSFSPAIVLGDVLVEIDQVLRVVGAPGSIEQLHAEWEQFTEQTRTLNDFHANLPAFVDALARLPRTKDPMTCPRVVVAGDFFTRFSSFFMDGVRDRYAERGIILKPVDLSDLFLYFAYDEMAWTARNWGMQPGGLAMAKACTRIFEPEGKQYLQQWVGHQMLQGIEEHYRGLFQKTGLLVAGPNVASTVFHKGAEHVSHTIWGELLPTIGKGLDAAREGYDGVILIGPFNCLPFRISEAILKPLSIQQGMPILTYESDGYAVSPSVLRQIDVHIQQVLDHASRPHAAPA; translated from the coding sequence ATGTCGTACGTCGGCATCAACATCGGAGCCCTGACGGTCAAGGTGGCCACCATACGCGGTGACGCCAGAACCGCCACCGTCATAGCCCATCAAGGCCGACCGCTCGAAATTCTCCATGAGGTGCTGGCCCGCCCGGAGTTTGCCGATGCGGAATACTTCGGGGTGTCCGGTCAACTCGGGCAGGTGCCGGAGGTGGCCGCGATTCAGCGGGCGCTCAAGGAGGTAGACGACACGTTCGACGCGGTGGCCTCGCTCGGCGGCGAATCGTTCTTAGTGTACCTGCTGGTCGAGGGCAAGCTGACCAACGTCCTGTCGCACAACAAATGCGCCGCGGGAAGCGGCGAATTCTTCGTGCAACAGATCGGCCGGATGGGGCTCGGCATGGAGGAGGCGGTCCGCCGGTCGTTCGACGGCAAGGTGGTCCCGTTGGCCTCGCGCTGTTCGGTCCACTGCAAATCCGACATCACCCACAAGCTCAACCGCAACGAAGCTACCCCCGAGGACATTCTCCATACGCTCCACGACAGCATGGCCAACAAAGTGATCGCCCTGCTGGAGAAAGGCGTGCGTGCGCCCAAGCGGGTGCTGCTGATCGGCGGGGTAACCCGTAATGACGCGATGCTGGCGGCGCTGCGGAACAAATTGCCCGACACGGAATTTGTCGTCCTGCCGGAAAGTCCCTGGTTTGAAGCCTGGGGCACCGCGCTCCTCACGCGCGACGATCCGCACCATCGGTCCCCCGCCTTTGCCGCGCCGCCCGAACTGGGGCACCTCCCGCCGCTCCATGCCTACGGTGAACGGGTGCAGGTCATCGATAGCCCGCCCCTGCAAGCACCGCCGGACGGGCCTCTGGTCCTCGGCGTCGATGCCGGCTCGACGACGACCAAAGCTGTCCTGCTCGATCCGTCAACGCGTAAGGTAGTGGCCTCCCATTACGGGCGCACCAAGGGGAATCCCGTCGCGGCCACACGGGAATGCCTGCGCGCCCTCATTGACGCGGTGGGGAACCGCCCGATTGGGTTGATCGGCACCACCGGCTCCGCTCGTGAACTGGCCGGCGCCTATCTCGGCACCGAACATGTCTATAACGAAATTTCCGCCCATGCGGCGGGCGCGACGCATTTTGACCCGACCGTGGACACGATCTTTGAGATCGGCGGGCAGGATTCCAAATACATCTATCTGCGCAATGGCGTGCCCATCGACTATGCGATGAACAACGCCTGCTCAGCCGGCACAGGCTCCTTCCTCGAAGAGAGCGCCCAGAGTGATCTCGGCATCACCGTGTCCGGCATCGCCGACCTCGCCATCGCGGCACCCGCTCCCGTGCAGTTCAAGGCGACCTGCGCGGCCTTCATCAACTCCGATATCCGTCTGGCCCAGCAGAAAGGACATCCCCGCGACAACATCGTGGCCGGACTGGTCTATGCCATTGCCGCCAACTATCTCAACCGCGTGAAGGGACCTCGCTACGTCGGCAAAAAGGTCTTCCTGCAAGGCGGTGTCGCCTTGAACCACGCCGTCGGACATGCGTTCGCCCACAGCGTAGGCCGGCCCGTGGTGATTCCCCCCAGTCCCGAACTCCTTGGCGCGCTGGGAGTCGCGTTGCTCGCGTTAACGCGATCCGGATCCGTCTTGGGCTCCCCCGTCGATCTGCACACACTTGGCTCGCCGGAGATGCAGCTGGTCGGCCACTTCACCTGCGGGGCCTGCAAGATGTATTGCACGATCGACCGGTTCATGGTCGCCGGCCGCCGCTTTCCGTTCGGCGGCCGCTGCAGCCTGTACGAAAATGTCTGGAAACGAAAGGCGCGCACGGCCGGCGTCAAGGACCTCGTCGAACGACGGGCCGAGGTCCTCTTTCACGTGCCGCCAAGCCGGCCCGCAGCCACGCCGAAACATGAACGGGTTGCGCGCAAGCACTGGGGGGTCGGCCCCGCCTACGAAAGCGCCAAAGCCTTCGTGCGTGAATCGTTGGGACACCCAACCGTAACCGCTCCGGCCGGCGAGATCCGCATCGGTATTCCCAGAGCCTTGACGACCCACTCGCTGTTTCCACTCTACTCGACCTTCTTTACTCACCTGGGGATGGAGGTCGTGCTCTCGGATGTGGACCCGCGAGGCGATCTCTCGTCGAATTCCGGATTTTGCTTTCCCGCACAAATCGCGCATGGCGCCGTGCTGGATCTCACGCGCCGAGGCGTGGAGTTGATCTTCATTCCTCATGTGATGCGCATGCCCCATCCGAACCACTGCCGAGAATCGTACCTCTGCCCGATCACCCAAGCCGAACCCTACTTTCTGGCCAAGGCATTTCCCGACAGTCGCCTGCTCTCACCGGTCCTAGATTTCACCAATGGGTATGAGGGCTGCACAGCCTTGGTCGACACGGCGGTCCAGCAACTCGGCGCCACGCATGAGACGGCTGAAGCCGCCTGGACGGAAGCCGTGCGTGCCCAGACCGAAGCCGAACGAACACTCCGTGAGCTGGGCACACAGGCGCTCGCAGCAGCCATTGCGGCAGGCAAGCCGGCCATCCTCCTCGCGGGTCACAGCTACAACGCCTTCACGCCGGAAGCCTCGCAATCGGTGGGCAAGAAACTGTCGAGCATGGGCGTCGCGACCATTCCCGCCGACTGCCTGCTGCCTGTCGGAGAAGGCCCCACGTCCTGGCATTTTGCCAACCAGGTGCTGAATGCCGTGGCCATCGCAAAGCAGTATCCTCAGTTGTTCCTGCTGAGCGTCAGCAACTTCAGTTGCACCATCGACGCGTTTACCCACTCCATGCTCGCGTCTGAGCTGGGATCAAAGCCCTATCTGATCCTGGAAATCGATGCCCACACGGCCGATGCCGGAGTCCAGACGAGGTTGGAGGCCTTTCTGGACATTATCGGCAATTACCAGGACAGCCGGCGCAGCAGCGCTGACACCTTTACCCCCTGCCGACTCATTTCCGGAGGGCACATCGTGCGCTCCAGCGGAGAGCAGGTGCACCTGACGGATCCACGGGTCACCATCTATTTTCCCAACTTTTCTCCCTATCACACCCGGGCCGTCGCCATGGCCGCCCGCTGGCTCGGGCTGCACCCCGGCAACATCCTTCCGTTGAACCGTGCACAGCTGGACCGTGGACTGCAGTACACCTCCGGTCGCGAATGCCTGCCCCTGCCGATCTGTATCGGCCAACTGCTGCACCTCCACGAGCAACGCCGCCCCGGCGAGGTGGCAGGCTTTTACATGCTGCGGGGCGGGGCCCCCTGCGTGAGCGATTCCTATATGGGCTATTTGGAACGGTTTATCATCGAGCAGCGGATGGCAGACCTGTTCTTGTTCGATCCCCGTGAGGAGAATGGCTACCTGGGATTCGACAAGGAACGCCTGACGAAATCGTTCTCCCCCGCCATTGTGCTCGGGGACGTGCTCGTGGAAATCGATCAGGTGCTTCGGGTCGTGGGGGCCCCCGGGAGCATCGAGCAGTTGCACGCTGAGTGGGAACAATTCACGGAACAGACGCGAACGCTGAACGACTTTCACGCCAACTTGCCCGCATTCGTGGACGCACTCGCCAGGCTCCCACGCACGAAAGATCCGATGACCTGCCCCCGCGTTGTCGTGGCCGGCGATTTCTTTACCCGCTTCAGTTCGTTCTTCATGGACGGTGTCCGCGACCGTTATGCCGAACGAGGCATCATCCTCAAGCCGGTCGATCTGAGCGATCTCTTTCTCTATTTCGCCTACGACGAGATGGCCTGGACTGCCAGAAATTGGGGGATGCAACCGGGAGGCCTGGCCATGGCCAAGGCCTGCACCAGGATTTTCGAGCCGGAAGGAAAGCAATATCTTCAGCAGTGGGTCGGCCATCAGATGCTGCAGGGAATCGAGGAACATTACCGCGGACTGTTTCAAAAAACCGGCTTGCTGGTGGCAGGTCCGAACGTCGCATCCACCGTATTTCATAAAGGCGCGGAGCACGTATCCCACACGATCTGGGGAGAACTCCTGCCCACCATCGGCAAGGGGCTGGACGCGGCACGCGAGGGATATGACGGCGTGATTCTCATCGGGCCGTTCAACTGTCTCCCGTTCCGGATTTCAGAGGCCATCCTTAAACCGCTGAGCATTCAACAGGGGATGCCGATTCTCACCTACGAAAGCGACGGCTATG